Proteins encoded together in one Lepisosteus oculatus isolate fLepOcu1 chromosome 2, fLepOcu1.hap2, whole genome shotgun sequence window:
- the tm2d2 gene encoding TM2 domain-containing protein 2 — protein sequence MPQVSVNYILLCGQILLLLTVLLIQCFGQINSQIESSTYGNNVTSRITTDEPFNDLEYKDPTSPVVLCEYLPEEFIYCQEPVDHAGNHTAFVEMGHGCVKFGGQAYKDVDHTKVLCTALEKIECAGPREFLRGNEPCIKYTGHYFITTLLYSFFLGCFGVDRFCLGHTGTAVGKLLTLGGLGIWWFVDLILLITGGLMPSDGSNWCTFY from the exons atgccTCAGGTTTCGGTTAATTATATTTTGTTGTGCGGGCAGATTTTGTTGCTTTTGACAGTGTTGTTAATACAGTGCTTTGGTCAAATAAATTCTCAAATAGAGagtagcacatatggaaataacgTTACATCTCGTATCACAACGGATGAACCTTTCAACGACTTGGAATACAAAGACCCAACTTCACCGGTAGTTCTCTGTGAATATCT GCCAGAAGAGTTCATATACTGTCAGGAGCCAGTGGATCATGCTGGAAATCATACAGCTTTTGTGGAGATGGGTCATGGATGtgtgaag tttgGTGGGCAAGCTTACAAAGATGTAGACCACACAAAGGTTTTGTGCACAGCACTGGAGAAAATTGAGTGTGCTGGACCCCGTGAGTTTTTGAGGGGGAATGAGCCCTGCATTAA GTACACGGGACACTACTTCATTACCACACTGCTGTATTCCTTTTTCCTGGGCTGTTTTGGGGTGGATCGGTTCTGTCTGGGCCACACGGGCACAGCTGTGGGCAAGCTGCTGACCTTGGGAGGACTGGGCATCTGGTGGTTTGTGGACCTCATCCTTCTTATCACTGGAGGACTGATGCCGAGCGATGGCAGCAACTGGTGTACTTTTTATTAA